From the genome of Uranotaenia lowii strain MFRU-FL chromosome 1, ASM2978415v1, whole genome shotgun sequence, one region includes:
- the LOC129751551 gene encoding inositol polyphosphate-4-phosphatase type I A isoform X1, with amino-acid sequence MRFNKQELITLATQPSNKFDKEGPLYVTEKQEGFFRKTEGENSNKSNQPTTTGCQPHLKRNKTLSCIGGTAKVSLEKWCRLRGNLLFYFKTNDQFSEPQGCIVLEKYRCIKHNDQKEYDGFVFYLEFEDGLRQRFATNTDQERLEWMQAIGLAGYDVKRAQLKYLREQIDKKRGRIHDVDVDMLRLQTGKEIELNEVPICESAISCDNLLCDGNGKPPNPSVVVQVTSSSRGAAATGWVKYGRTEVVERSSNPQFICTITFRAGDGLNAKSQIRFTAYDVREKVTQTAVPIGWAEVALGVIADTSRLRIPLRTQSPTGGNAGFITIASCVPDLEKRTPRSPAKAAVVDQQQQMHHQQSIGHRRTQSLPPKLGVKLFIPPPSKISLVFTNPSIHTYRLHSGLGGDISVQEIMLESQLCYIIPQQLLSIWIAREKELLQEISGMGELGGEWRDRQMELLDKHLKLLKDYSQAKQFLVQQQQRGKCFKASCKKGDESLEFAPVNLHLQRMWAHNDTLKRAGILDVVTVGAFTKHCGKSKTGGLVKLLQQLRDWPGKDDGTKVSAANDAVQAIKKLRKEIVEIMSQLLFLAKSKNPKGMLPLCNDMMTKSRALLNIWEPKLVEEAFAFIERHRIVDETQQVVVEGTAPGTSGAPSIPMSPFKKITQQLGALDLRSPELEDFSTPMGPAPDLWPQVRTSKSGVLGAFGNSTKAKSPSSVDISTISTIQSTFNQISKSRSKEYLMSCSLPAACYLPTEPPKEVCKSKKSTPTEPIAGDLRFSETHFDVSGDVISATKSEPKTPDEKAETEVKLEEVKQESTEQPKSSSLTANQLLENKNELLSNVYDENGYLIENTAIVLGHNGAFLDTKVMSSSPSANYYRPTEEPEPLDLTQLNIEASVMCLVSKVKFLCGRCGSPAVRLRQPGRPAICDSSKPGSCRGAPFGPVPPDVVTSQPLSLPSGSSEEASSPPGCSIPKELMPTGKPPLCSKDLNLALTQAVGEVTRKVKKGNKFTDGLDLSLTTDWASELRPSMKKLRQAMDGLLKTARLMHSVQRLQQDMKKTSALLTTMYRRDVCFSQALTALVSSLIAKLWGQNVTENYINLLANLGPLACFEGLLSLYGSETDMWSDMSVAVADLSEVNFTLVRSNLQRDSKSVPVPRVVGSRKALTVLLPIPESVFCHLPTKESLNFKVTTVFFNIGINEKATLAETLGYTKEQHRCNWDNYDRLKQYHIRYKKIPFNFVNPACSAALDTPTKNGLVTSQQKEVLVPEQSVIGLLNEMEEQLRANCSKNYRVLTLAEDITRAVQGLRFTSCKSAKDRTSMAVTMEQCRVLQQEFHLSAANLQTVLDTMRSEGTRSDNTMKNIGLRKYAFNLPQVLSLPQVYRPPPGAYGKAQS; translated from the exons ATGAGATTTAACAAACAGGAACTGATAACATTGGCCACTCAACCGAGCAACAAATTCGACAAGGAAGGACCTCTCTATGTGACGGAGAAGCAGGAGGGCTTCTTCCGGAAAACTGAAG GTGAAAATTCCAACAAAAGTAACCAACCCACTACTACCGGCTGTCAGCCTCATCTGAAACGCAATAAAACACTCAGTTGCATTGGTGGTACTGCAAAAG TAAGTCTCGAAAAGTGGTGCCGGCTGCGGGGCAACCTGCTGTTCTACTTCAAGACCAACGACCAGTTCTCCGAACCCCAGGGATGCATCGTGCTGGAAAAGTACCGCTGCATTAAGCACAACGACCAGAAGGAGTACGACGGATTCGTTTTCTACTTAG AATTCGAGGACGGCCTGAGGCAACGTTTCGCCACCAACACCGACCAGGAGCGCCTGGAATGGATGCAGGCCATCGGACTGGCCGGGTACGACGTAAAGCGGGCTCAGCTGAAGTATCTGCGCGAACAGATCGATAAGAAGCGTGGCCGGATCCACGATGTCGATGTGGACATGTTGCGGCTGCAGACCGGCAAAGAAATAG AGCTCAACGAAGTTCCGATCTGCGAATCGGCCATCTCGTGTGACAATTTGCTTTGCGATGGCAACGGTAAGCCTCCGAATCCTTCGGTTGTGGTTCAGGTGACCTCCAGCAGTCGGGGAGCGGCCGCCACCGGTTGGGTAAAGTATGGACGTACCGAAGTGGTCGAGCGTAGCTCCAATCCGCAGTTCATTTGCACGATCACATTCCGAGCGGGCGATGGGCTGAATGCCAAGTCACAGATCCGTTTTACCGCCTATGATGTGCGGGAGAAGGTTACACAGACGGCGGTCCCGATTGGTTGGGCGGAAGTTGCGCTGGGTGTTATTGCGGACACTTCAAGGTTGAGGATACCGCTGCGGACTCAAAGTCCGACCGGTGGGAATGCCGGTTTCATAACGATTGCCTCGTGTGTGCCGGATTTGGAGAAGCGTACCCCAAGGTCGCCGGCTAAGGCCGCTGTTGTTGATCAACAGCAGCAGATGCACCATCAACAGTCGATTGGTCATAGGAGAACGCAGTCGTTGCCTCCGAAGTTGGGAGTGAAGCTGTTTATTCCGCCGCCTTCGAAGATTTCATTGGTGTTCACGAATCCGAGC ATACACACTTATCGATTACATTCAGGGTTGGGTGGAGATATAAGCGTACAGGAGATCATGCTAGAGAGTCAGCTGTGCTACATTATCCCGCAACAGTTatt ATCGATTTGGATAGCACGGGAGAAGGAACTGCTGCAGGAGATTTCCGGCATGGGTGAGCTGGGGGGCGAATGGCGGGACCGCCAGATGGAGCTGCTGGATAAACATCTCAAACTATTGAAGGATTACTCACAGGCCAAGCAATTCCTggttcagcagcagcagcgtggCAAGTGTTTTAAGGCCAGCTGCAAGAAGGGGGACGAATCGTTGGAATTTGCACCGGTAAACTTGCACCTGCAGCGAATGTGGGCTCACAACGATACGTTGAAGAGGGCGGGTATTCTGGATGTTGTAACTGTGGGGGCGTTCACGAAGCACTGTGGAAAGAGTAAAACCGGTGGCTTGGTGAAGCTTTTGCAGCAGTTGCGTGACTGGCCGGGGAAGGACGATGGAACGAAGGTTTCGGCTGCCAACGACGCCGTTCAAGCGATAAAGAAACTGCGGAAGGAAATTGTGGAGATTATGTCGCAGTTGTTGTTTTTGGCTAAATCGAAAAATCCCAAAGGGATGCTTCCGTTGTGTAACGACATGATGACTAAATCCAGAGCTCTTTTGAACATTTGGGAGCCGAAGTTGGTGGAGGAAGCTTTCGCTTTTATCGAAAGACATCGAATAGTGGACGAGACTCAGCAGGTTGTAGTCGAGGGAACTGCTCCGGGAACCTCCGGAGCGCCTTCCATTCCAATGTCTCCATTTAAAAAGATTACCCAGCAGTTGGGTGCACTGGATTTGAGAAGTCCTGAGTTAGAAGACTTCTCAACACCGATGGGCCCGGCTCCGGATTTGTGGCCACAGGTACGTACCAGCAAATCCGGAGTGCTTGGAGCGTTTGGCAACAGCACCAAGGCCAAATCTCCATCTTCCGTGGATATTAGCACTATATCTACCATACAGAGTACGTtcaatcaaataagcaagagtCGATCAAAGGAATATCTCATGTCTTGTTCGTTGCCGGCAGCTTGTTATCTTCCCACGGAACCTCCCAAGGAAGTTTGTAAATCGAAGAAATCCACACCAACGGAACCGATAGCGGGTGATTTGCGCTTCAGTGAAACCCATTTCGATGTAAGTGGCGATGTGATAAGTGCAACAAAGTCTGAACCTAAAACCCCCGACGAGAAGGCAGAAACCGAGGTCAAGTTAGAGGAGGTCAAACAAGAGTCAACCGAACAGCCGAAATCTTCATCACTAACAGCTAACCAGCTGttggaaaacaaaaacgaaCTTTTGTCGAATGTATACGACGAAAATGGCTATCTGATTGAGAACACTGCAATCGTGCTCGGTCACAATGGGGCCTTTTTGGACACCAAGGTTATGAGCTCGAGTCCTTCGGCCAACTATTATCGACCGACGGAAGAACCGGAACCTCTGGACCTCACTCAACTGAATATCGAAGCCAGTGTTATGTGCTTGGTCAGTAAAGTAAAGTTTCTCTGCGGGCGATGCGGAAGTCCTGCTGTGAGGCTGCGTCAACCGGGTCGTCCCGCCATTTGTGACTCATCTAAGCCGGGAAGTTGTCGGGGAGCTCCATTTGGCCCTGTTCCGCCTGATGTGGTGACCAGTCAACCTCTCTCGCTTCCCAGTGGATCCAGTGAGGAAGCTTCCAGTCCACCAGGTTGTTCAATTCCAAAGGAGCTGATGCCGACCGGTAAACCTCCTCTTTGCAGCAAAGACCTTAACCTTGCGCTGACTCAAGCTGTCGGTGAGGTTACCCGGAAAGTGAAAAAGGGCAACAAGTTTACTGACGGACTGGACCTATCGCTCACCACAGATTGGGCTTCCGAGCTGAGGCCTTCGATGAAAAAACTTCGACAAGCCATGGATGGACTTCTGAAAACTGCTCGACTGATGCACTCGGTCCAAAGACTGCAACAAGATATGAAGAAGACTTCGGCCTTACTTACAACCATGTATCGTAGAGATGTTTGTTTTTCGCAAGCTCTGACTGCTCTCGTTTCTTCGTTGATTGCTAAGTTGTGGGGTCAAAATGTAACGGAAAACTATATCAATCTGCTGGCCAATTTGGGTCCGTTGGCATGTTTCGAAGGTCTGTTGTCGTTGTACGGAAGTGAGACCGACATGTGGAGCGATATGTCTGTTGCTGTAGCGGACTTGTCTGAGGTGAATTTCACCTTAGTGCGGAGCAACCTTCAACGGGATTCCAAGTCCGTTCCGGTTCCAAGGGTTGTGGGGTCTCGAAAAGCGCTCACGGTACTTCTACCTATCCCGGAGTCCGTATTTTGTCATCTGCCTACGAAAGAGtctttgaactttaag GTAACGACTGTATTCTTCAACATCGGTATCAACGAGAAGGCTACGTTAGCGGAAACTCTCGGTTACACGAAGGAGCAACATCGCTGCAACTGGGATAACTACGATCGGCTTAAACAGTACCATATCCGGTACAAGAAGATCcccttcaactttgtcaatccAGCCTGCTCGGCGGCACTTGATACTCCCACCAAGAATGGGCTGGTAACTTCCCAGCAGAAGGAGGTTCTTGTGCCAGAACAATCCGTCATTGGTTTGTTGAACGAAATGGAGGAACAGCTACGGGCTAACTGTTCCAAAAACTACCGGGTCCTCACGCTGGCCGAGGATATCACTAGAGCTGTACAAGGACTGCGATTCACGTCATGCAAAAGTGCCAAAGACCGAACCTCGATGGCAGTCACGATGGAGCAGTGTCGGGTGTTACAGCAGGAGTTCCACCTGTCGGCTGCCAATCTGCAGACCGTTCTCGATACCATGAGAAG TGAGGGCACCCGGTCGGACAATACGATGAAAAACATTGGCCTTCGCAAGTATGCCTTCAATCTGCCACAGGTTTTGTCGCTTCCTCAAGTCTACCGGCCTCCTCCCGGGGCCTACGGTAAAGCACAATCGTAA
- the LOC129751551 gene encoding inositol polyphosphate-4-phosphatase type I A isoform X2, translated as MRFNKQELITLATQPSNKFDKEGPLYVTEKQEGFFRKTEVSLEKWCRLRGNLLFYFKTNDQFSEPQGCIVLEKYRCIKHNDQKEYDGFVFYLEFEDGLRQRFATNTDQERLEWMQAIGLAGYDVKRAQLKYLREQIDKKRGRIHDVDVDMLRLQTGKEIELNEVPICESAISCDNLLCDGNGKPPNPSVVVQVTSSSRGAAATGWVKYGRTEVVERSSNPQFICTITFRAGDGLNAKSQIRFTAYDVREKVTQTAVPIGWAEVALGVIADTSRLRIPLRTQSPTGGNAGFITIASCVPDLEKRTPRSPAKAAVVDQQQQMHHQQSIGHRRTQSLPPKLGVKLFIPPPSKISLVFTNPSIHTYRLHSGLGGDISVQEIMLESQLCYIIPQQLLSIWIAREKELLQEISGMGELGGEWRDRQMELLDKHLKLLKDYSQAKQFLVQQQQRGKCFKASCKKGDESLEFAPVNLHLQRMWAHNDTLKRAGILDVVTVGAFTKHCGKSKTGGLVKLLQQLRDWPGKDDGTKVSAANDAVQAIKKLRKEIVEIMSQLLFLAKSKNPKGMLPLCNDMMTKSRALLNIWEPKLVEEAFAFIERHRIVDETQQVVVEGTAPGTSGAPSIPMSPFKKITQQLGALDLRSPELEDFSTPMGPAPDLWPQVRTSKSGVLGAFGNSTKAKSPSSVDISTISTIQSTFNQISKSRSKEYLMSCSLPAACYLPTEPPKEVCKSKKSTPTEPIAGDLRFSETHFDVSGDVISATKSEPKTPDEKAETEVKLEEVKQESTEQPKSSSLTANQLLENKNELLSNVYDENGYLIENTAIVLGHNGAFLDTKVMSSSPSANYYRPTEEPEPLDLTQLNIEASVMCLVSKVKFLCGRCGSPAVRLRQPGRPAICDSSKPGSCRGAPFGPVPPDVVTSQPLSLPSGSSEEASSPPGCSIPKELMPTGKPPLCSKDLNLALTQAVGEVTRKVKKGNKFTDGLDLSLTTDWASELRPSMKKLRQAMDGLLKTARLMHSVQRLQQDMKKTSALLTTMYRRDVCFSQALTALVSSLIAKLWGQNVTENYINLLANLGPLACFEGLLSLYGSETDMWSDMSVAVADLSEVNFTLVRSNLQRDSKSVPVPRVVGSRKALTVLLPIPESVFCHLPTKESLNFKVTTVFFNIGINEKATLAETLGYTKEQHRCNWDNYDRLKQYHIRYKKIPFNFVNPACSAALDTPTKNGLVTSQQKEVLVPEQSVIGLLNEMEEQLRANCSKNYRVLTLAEDITRAVQGLRFTSCKSAKDRTSMAVTMEQCRVLQQEFHLSAANLQTVLDTMRSEGTRSDNTMKNIGLRKYAFNLPQVLSLPQVYRPPPGAYGKAQS; from the exons ATGAGATTTAACAAACAGGAACTGATAACATTGGCCACTCAACCGAGCAACAAATTCGACAAGGAAGGACCTCTCTATGTGACGGAGAAGCAGGAGGGCTTCTTCCGGAAAACTGAAG TAAGTCTCGAAAAGTGGTGCCGGCTGCGGGGCAACCTGCTGTTCTACTTCAAGACCAACGACCAGTTCTCCGAACCCCAGGGATGCATCGTGCTGGAAAAGTACCGCTGCATTAAGCACAACGACCAGAAGGAGTACGACGGATTCGTTTTCTACTTAG AATTCGAGGACGGCCTGAGGCAACGTTTCGCCACCAACACCGACCAGGAGCGCCTGGAATGGATGCAGGCCATCGGACTGGCCGGGTACGACGTAAAGCGGGCTCAGCTGAAGTATCTGCGCGAACAGATCGATAAGAAGCGTGGCCGGATCCACGATGTCGATGTGGACATGTTGCGGCTGCAGACCGGCAAAGAAATAG AGCTCAACGAAGTTCCGATCTGCGAATCGGCCATCTCGTGTGACAATTTGCTTTGCGATGGCAACGGTAAGCCTCCGAATCCTTCGGTTGTGGTTCAGGTGACCTCCAGCAGTCGGGGAGCGGCCGCCACCGGTTGGGTAAAGTATGGACGTACCGAAGTGGTCGAGCGTAGCTCCAATCCGCAGTTCATTTGCACGATCACATTCCGAGCGGGCGATGGGCTGAATGCCAAGTCACAGATCCGTTTTACCGCCTATGATGTGCGGGAGAAGGTTACACAGACGGCGGTCCCGATTGGTTGGGCGGAAGTTGCGCTGGGTGTTATTGCGGACACTTCAAGGTTGAGGATACCGCTGCGGACTCAAAGTCCGACCGGTGGGAATGCCGGTTTCATAACGATTGCCTCGTGTGTGCCGGATTTGGAGAAGCGTACCCCAAGGTCGCCGGCTAAGGCCGCTGTTGTTGATCAACAGCAGCAGATGCACCATCAACAGTCGATTGGTCATAGGAGAACGCAGTCGTTGCCTCCGAAGTTGGGAGTGAAGCTGTTTATTCCGCCGCCTTCGAAGATTTCATTGGTGTTCACGAATCCGAGC ATACACACTTATCGATTACATTCAGGGTTGGGTGGAGATATAAGCGTACAGGAGATCATGCTAGAGAGTCAGCTGTGCTACATTATCCCGCAACAGTTatt ATCGATTTGGATAGCACGGGAGAAGGAACTGCTGCAGGAGATTTCCGGCATGGGTGAGCTGGGGGGCGAATGGCGGGACCGCCAGATGGAGCTGCTGGATAAACATCTCAAACTATTGAAGGATTACTCACAGGCCAAGCAATTCCTggttcagcagcagcagcgtggCAAGTGTTTTAAGGCCAGCTGCAAGAAGGGGGACGAATCGTTGGAATTTGCACCGGTAAACTTGCACCTGCAGCGAATGTGGGCTCACAACGATACGTTGAAGAGGGCGGGTATTCTGGATGTTGTAACTGTGGGGGCGTTCACGAAGCACTGTGGAAAGAGTAAAACCGGTGGCTTGGTGAAGCTTTTGCAGCAGTTGCGTGACTGGCCGGGGAAGGACGATGGAACGAAGGTTTCGGCTGCCAACGACGCCGTTCAAGCGATAAAGAAACTGCGGAAGGAAATTGTGGAGATTATGTCGCAGTTGTTGTTTTTGGCTAAATCGAAAAATCCCAAAGGGATGCTTCCGTTGTGTAACGACATGATGACTAAATCCAGAGCTCTTTTGAACATTTGGGAGCCGAAGTTGGTGGAGGAAGCTTTCGCTTTTATCGAAAGACATCGAATAGTGGACGAGACTCAGCAGGTTGTAGTCGAGGGAACTGCTCCGGGAACCTCCGGAGCGCCTTCCATTCCAATGTCTCCATTTAAAAAGATTACCCAGCAGTTGGGTGCACTGGATTTGAGAAGTCCTGAGTTAGAAGACTTCTCAACACCGATGGGCCCGGCTCCGGATTTGTGGCCACAGGTACGTACCAGCAAATCCGGAGTGCTTGGAGCGTTTGGCAACAGCACCAAGGCCAAATCTCCATCTTCCGTGGATATTAGCACTATATCTACCATACAGAGTACGTtcaatcaaataagcaagagtCGATCAAAGGAATATCTCATGTCTTGTTCGTTGCCGGCAGCTTGTTATCTTCCCACGGAACCTCCCAAGGAAGTTTGTAAATCGAAGAAATCCACACCAACGGAACCGATAGCGGGTGATTTGCGCTTCAGTGAAACCCATTTCGATGTAAGTGGCGATGTGATAAGTGCAACAAAGTCTGAACCTAAAACCCCCGACGAGAAGGCAGAAACCGAGGTCAAGTTAGAGGAGGTCAAACAAGAGTCAACCGAACAGCCGAAATCTTCATCACTAACAGCTAACCAGCTGttggaaaacaaaaacgaaCTTTTGTCGAATGTATACGACGAAAATGGCTATCTGATTGAGAACACTGCAATCGTGCTCGGTCACAATGGGGCCTTTTTGGACACCAAGGTTATGAGCTCGAGTCCTTCGGCCAACTATTATCGACCGACGGAAGAACCGGAACCTCTGGACCTCACTCAACTGAATATCGAAGCCAGTGTTATGTGCTTGGTCAGTAAAGTAAAGTTTCTCTGCGGGCGATGCGGAAGTCCTGCTGTGAGGCTGCGTCAACCGGGTCGTCCCGCCATTTGTGACTCATCTAAGCCGGGAAGTTGTCGGGGAGCTCCATTTGGCCCTGTTCCGCCTGATGTGGTGACCAGTCAACCTCTCTCGCTTCCCAGTGGATCCAGTGAGGAAGCTTCCAGTCCACCAGGTTGTTCAATTCCAAAGGAGCTGATGCCGACCGGTAAACCTCCTCTTTGCAGCAAAGACCTTAACCTTGCGCTGACTCAAGCTGTCGGTGAGGTTACCCGGAAAGTGAAAAAGGGCAACAAGTTTACTGACGGACTGGACCTATCGCTCACCACAGATTGGGCTTCCGAGCTGAGGCCTTCGATGAAAAAACTTCGACAAGCCATGGATGGACTTCTGAAAACTGCTCGACTGATGCACTCGGTCCAAAGACTGCAACAAGATATGAAGAAGACTTCGGCCTTACTTACAACCATGTATCGTAGAGATGTTTGTTTTTCGCAAGCTCTGACTGCTCTCGTTTCTTCGTTGATTGCTAAGTTGTGGGGTCAAAATGTAACGGAAAACTATATCAATCTGCTGGCCAATTTGGGTCCGTTGGCATGTTTCGAAGGTCTGTTGTCGTTGTACGGAAGTGAGACCGACATGTGGAGCGATATGTCTGTTGCTGTAGCGGACTTGTCTGAGGTGAATTTCACCTTAGTGCGGAGCAACCTTCAACGGGATTCCAAGTCCGTTCCGGTTCCAAGGGTTGTGGGGTCTCGAAAAGCGCTCACGGTACTTCTACCTATCCCGGAGTCCGTATTTTGTCATCTGCCTACGAAAGAGtctttgaactttaag GTAACGACTGTATTCTTCAACATCGGTATCAACGAGAAGGCTACGTTAGCGGAAACTCTCGGTTACACGAAGGAGCAACATCGCTGCAACTGGGATAACTACGATCGGCTTAAACAGTACCATATCCGGTACAAGAAGATCcccttcaactttgtcaatccAGCCTGCTCGGCGGCACTTGATACTCCCACCAAGAATGGGCTGGTAACTTCCCAGCAGAAGGAGGTTCTTGTGCCAGAACAATCCGTCATTGGTTTGTTGAACGAAATGGAGGAACAGCTACGGGCTAACTGTTCCAAAAACTACCGGGTCCTCACGCTGGCCGAGGATATCACTAGAGCTGTACAAGGACTGCGATTCACGTCATGCAAAAGTGCCAAAGACCGAACCTCGATGGCAGTCACGATGGAGCAGTGTCGGGTGTTACAGCAGGAGTTCCACCTGTCGGCTGCCAATCTGCAGACCGTTCTCGATACCATGAGAAG TGAGGGCACCCGGTCGGACAATACGATGAAAAACATTGGCCTTCGCAAGTATGCCTTCAATCTGCCACAGGTTTTGTCGCTTCCTCAAGTCTACCGGCCTCCTCCCGGGGCCTACGGTAAAGCACAATCGTAA
- the LOC129740683 gene encoding uncharacterized protein LOC129740683, translating into MQSKLDDLTESSKAAGLKVNVGKTKSMEINTGNPSSFMVAGQQVEKVECFQYLGSQITPDGGTRKDIETRIRKARFAFASLRNIWRSRQISLRTKIRIFNSNVKSVLLYGCETWCTYAVTTRKLQVFVNRCLRNIIRAWWPGNWISNEELHRRCHQRALEIEIRERV; encoded by the exons atgcagagcaaactcgacgacctcaccgaaagttccaaggcagcaggtctcaaagtcaatgtcggaaagaccaagtcaatggagatcaacacaggaaatccctccagtttcatggtagctgggcaacaggttgagaaagtggagtgcttccagtatcttggtagccagataacgcctgatggtggtaccaggaaagacatcgaaacccggatcagaaaggcccgatttgcgtttgcgagtctccgaaacatctggcggtcacgccagatctctctacgaacaaaaatccgaatcttcaactcaaacgtcaaatccgtattgctgtacgggtgcgaaacttggtgcacatatgcggtgacgacgcgaaaactgcaagtatttgtaaaccgctgcctgcggaacatcatccgcgcttggtggcctggcaactggatctcgaatgaggaactacatcgccggtgtcatcaaagggcgctagaaatcgagattcgggaac gagtttaa